The genomic stretch TTGAGGATGAGGTCCTCTATAAGGTGGTGGTGCCCCAACATGTGCAGGAATGGGGAAGGGATACGAACCATTTCCTAGAATCGCCATAAATTGAGCCTCATTCCCATTCATATTCGGATAACTGAAGCTCATTGCAGGAGAAGCATTTGACGCAGCAGCCCCCATTGGAGCTGAGGTCAACGTGCTTGTTGAAGCAGCACCACTGGCCGTTGAAGGAGACTTTCCGGAACCAGGACGAGTAGAAGCAGTAGCTTGTTGTTGACCCATTGGGAAGAATAGGGCCGGTGCGTGCTGAAATTGCAATACAGAATCGTTACTCCCAACTGAATAGCTTACAACTATAGATCCCTAATCCCAAAATAATCTTGAAGAGGTAAATTATTGggagaaataaaaaaaattaatatacaaATAAAGCTATGATAGTCGAGTAAGGGTGGGAACTTCTTAAAAAATAGTAAAATATTTTAAAAATTTTATAGTCGGTGATAATAGGTAAATCAGTAAAAAATTACTCGTAGTAAAAAGATGGTTGAGTCAATTAAAAACATACCATCATGTTAGTGGCAGCACCAGGAGGTAATCCCGGCTGAAGCAACAGCTGCTTTTTCTGGGCAGACTCGGGGACACTGGTAGCCTGACAATTCTTATCCTTGGTAGCAACAGGAGAAGGCTGACCGGGGAAGAACGCCAAGGGCTGGGCTTTGCTATCTTGAGGCAAGCTCACGACACCACCTCTCCCAGCATGCAGGTCAGCTGACGGTACCAAGTTCATATTCGACGGCTTAGCACCAAAGAGAGGAGCTGCAGCTACTGGGGGCCAGAAAGggctcatcttcatcatctgctGATGCACTGAGATGCTCCTTGCAATGTGGCAGTGAGTAGCGCATCTCTTGGGCTTTGGCTGAGACAATAGGAAATGCGGAGGCGTAGGCGTAGGCTGCAATATTTAATAACGACAGTCAAGTCAAAATTCAAAGTTCATAATTTAAGTAATCCTCTAATTAAAGAAATCCTAAACTAATGACGACGACAATTACAGCGTAGTTAATAAATAAAGTAGGGCGTAGTATTAATAATTAACTACGATAATTAATAAAGTAAGCATATAAACCTGAATGGGTGGAGATGCCATTGTGGTGCCCTCCATTGATACAACTCCTTGCAATGGCCCTACGTATCTGTTCATCCATTCAATTATTGCGTTAGTTTTTCCCCACTTATTTATTATATTGCCCCTTTTCGATACTTCATTATTTAATTCATCGGCGATTAAACCACGGGAAACTTCTACTTGAAAAAGAGGTTAAATTGAGTGAAAATATTAAGGAAGAAATGAAATGAAGACGGTGCCGTACCCCATTGAACCAATCCCTCCATGCCACCCAGCAGCTACTGACATTGGCAGCGGCAGCGCTCCTACAAATTTTCAAAAACACCGCATTAGAATCATCCTCAGCGGAAATATACAACCACCTTACCCCAGTGCGTAACTTACCAGGCTTGTCTAAACTAGAATCATCCCTGGACGAAGTTTCGGGGAGCTGCGGTTTTTGCTGCTGGAAATTCAACTTATTGTCATTGCTTTTCTCCAAATCAAAATGGAGATCAAAATCTCTCTTTTTCACACTTGGAAGCTGCTGCTGTTGCTGCTGATGCTGAGGTGGTGGTGACGACAGTGATAGTGTCATCCTATTGTGAGGCTCACTCCTAGTCGACAGTGCCGCCTTGGAATCATCGCCAGCTTCATTAACTTTATTTCCTTCCACACTAGCACCGATATCACTACCGCCGATGCCGATACGGAATCCGAGACCACAGCTGCTGTTTTCTACTGGCTTCTTCTGATCTTCTACCTCATTAAACTTGGATTTTATATCCTCCTACAAAAGATTTAAATAATAGCGAATAAATTGACCGGGTCTAAAATAATAGAGACGACAAATTATAGTGAGAGTGACGTGTACTTGTACAACTCCGCAACCACAACCACGTCGGCACATCCCGCATTAATTAATTACTAGTAATAATTGTAAATTGTAATCAACAAGACAACAAACAATAATAGAATGGAATTTCAAACAAacaaaacaccaaatttcaacACCTCAAAAAGTtgattttaaaaaagaaaaaagaaatgatATTCTCGAGAGAGAAATATATAGAGATTGACAAAAGAGCAATAAAAGTGTGGGTCCTACTTACCGGTTCCCTATCCGTGACCATAGACTTCTCATCTCTTACTTCTCTTCCCTTGTACTCTCCCctttcttcctcctcctcctccttctccggCGACGCCGGTgccttttttaattattaaaaaaataattaattaaaaatattttaaaaataatatttaattGGAAAAAAATGAAGAGATCCTGACCATGAGATCTATCTCGATTTTATCTCCTCTGCGATTCTCCTTCTCAACCGGGGGTGTTGAATTTCTGCATCATTTtaacaaaaatggagaaaaaaaTTTAATAACCcagaaaaatgaaaaattgaaaaaaaaaattagagcaAGAATATGGTGACATACGGTTTAATGGATGTAGATGTGGACGGGAATTGAAGACGATCATGATTATGTGAAGATTCCAACTTGGGAGACGATGATGCTGAAACTTCCTCTAATTTTGGGGTATAGACGATACCAATACCATTATTCGTCACCGGAGGCGGTAGTTCAGATGACGATGGTACGACGTCGTGCGAGAGCGAGCTTTGTACCCCGCCATTGTCTGTGCTTGGTGATGGAGATTCTAGTTTTAGAGACTGATTGGATTCGGGTTTTGGATTGGTTGAAATGAGTGGTAATCCAGCTGGGACTGGGGCTGGTGCTTCTTCTGGGTATAACCGAGGCCGCTTTCGCTTTGGAGCTGCACAATTAGACAATTAGTGGTGTTAGACTGTTGTTTAAATGGTTTTTGGTAGGTTACAGGTCAAAAAAACATGAACTTACCAGTGAATGTTAATGGAGCTGGAGCAGGTGAATCATTGGATACGGTTTCGGGTTTTGAAGTTGATGgtgcttgtgtttgtgtttgtctcaTTAAACCGTATAAAACCTCGGCGACTTCAATTTCAATCTCGTCTTGTATCGACGGTGATGATTTCGATGCCGGCTTCGGTGGTCTGTGTTTCTGTCCGTTTGGCTTCTACACCGGAACAAAACTCAGTCAATCAATAATCAGAACATCAAATTCAAGTATATACTACTCAAGTTGATGAAATTGAGATTTTTTTTGTAGAGACTGACGATTTTCTTCTTCATTGAAACATTTGAAGACGACGGCGACATCGGAGCTGATGACGGTGATGGTGATGGTACTCTCGTTGTTGTCGCTCCGGCCTGCGTATCTGATCGCATCGGTGACGACGATGATTCCAACAACCCGCCTGAATTCCAATACTCCTGCGACCGCTTCGCCGATGCTGTTCATCCAATAAAAAAACCGGTCATTAAAatcgaaaataataataataaaataactaaTTGAGAAAGTAATTAATTTTCCGATGAACTAACCAGAACGAGCTTTTCTAGGGATAGAAACACCGATCATTTCATCAGGCGCCTTCCACGTGGGAGCCACCCGGTAAACCTTAGACGGTGGCGGATAACTCTTCCGTTGACTACTCAAAGTAACCGCCGCCGGAGGTGACGACACATGAACGTGATTCGACGTCGACACACCGGCGCCGCCATCATCGTAatcttcatcatcattaacactaTCATCAGAACTCTCATCACTTTTTCTCCTTTTATTATTACTCcgaatcatcctatctctatctctctctctatcACGAATCTCACGATCTCTATCCTTCACCGTCCGATCTCTTAACCTCGCCGCCTCCTGCAATCCTATTCCTCCATCATCCTCTGTACATCATCAACAAAACACACATCAGTTACATATACAACAACACACAAAAACGGCGTCGTTTAGGGTAGATAGATCTATACCTGGAGAATCACGTAAACTGGCGGGATTAGTAGTAGAACTCCGATGTTGATGAAGAGGACGACGACGATGTAAACCATTAGCCATAGCAACCGCTCTTCTAGCTTCTCTATTCCTATCCATCATTCATTTCTATAAATTCAAcataaataataaatatattcAGATCTTTCGAATATATTTATTTCAAAAATAAACTCGAAAGATCTGACCTTACTTTTTTTCACTCTCACAAACACAAACTTTTGCTTTTAGTCTGCTCTTCTCTTCTTCCTCTCTATGACTatgaaatgaatgaatgaaatttTCTCTCTCTATTTTTTTTGTCTCTCTAAGTTTGGAgcatttttttgagttataactATCTAATAATCTGCTCTGCTTGCCTAACTTGTAGACTAATAGAGGGACTGGATTAATGCATGCATCTGTATCTATAAATCTGGACCGTTGATTGAGTGGTGTGATCGGATGGTTGAGAGTGTGTTTAGTCGACATGGCGAAATCTGGAACGTTAGATGGAGAGTTAGTAGTGGGGGAATAATATCCATCGTGTATTAAGCCTATCTCCACGTGGCTCCAATATCTTTCTTTTTTTTACTGGCCTTTCAATCTCCCTTTCTTCATCAACAAAAATCACGGTCAAGTTATCATTAGTATTATTTAAATTTTTAATAAATGTTGAATTTTCTAttacggtttttctaacctatgcccactaggtaCAGGATAAGAAATTcaaaaaggaaagtaataaatgatatttttatgggaaattgtaatatcaacttattttacttttatttataagaaaatgcatttatttctttctatttttgatttcttatcttatgcccagtgggcataggttagaaaaactcTTTCTATAAAAatgttttttttcatttctctATTATATGTAAGTAGTATtataatgaaatgaaaaaaacatTAAAATGTGGAGGGAGTACTATATATAAGGATGAAAGTGGGAATGCAGGTTGTTGGGCTGGCACGGTTCAGTACAGCCAAAGGTCCATTTTAGTATGAGACAAAATTGGCACGGTCTAACACGGTATGGCAGGCTGTGAATTGTGCTTGGGCCGAAATTTGAGAAAGAAGAGCATGTCTAACTCAAGCACGGCACGACCCACCTGGACATCACACGcccaaaatataaaaaaataagattgaagtgaatgaataatattattgtttcggaaaattcacgtggtaccctcgaactttgccatttttCACGTGGTATCCAACTTTTTCAGTTTGTGCATATGATATCCTTGAAATTTGATTTCCAAGCACAACGTgccctttttatcgtttttaaaatttttaattgAGCATAAATTATAGACCAAAAAACGGAATTgactatttttttttcaaattgattaactCTTTGAGATTTATAAATTGATGAAACGAAAATGGCAATTCGGAAAGTTAAGTTCGAATATACGTTTAACTTGATATTTTCTTTAAAACAAAACCCTATAAAATGTtggtcgacaatttttttttctcaaatcgtagattatgacgagataatcatttaACGAGAAAAAATTGGCCGATTCTGATTCCGATCTAGGAGTTATGTGCAACTAAGTTTTTTTAGAGCGACAAAAAGGATATGTTGTGCATGAAAATAAAACATGGATGGtataatgtacacaaacttaaaaagttgggtaccatgtacaaaatgacaaagttcgagggtaccacatGAATTTTCCAATGTTATTTTGTTGTTTGGTAAACAGTAGTATACTAGCGAAATTAGTAGATTTCAGCGTAATTAGTAGACTGACCAATCAATCTACTATTTTCATGAGTGCTAATCAGCAACAGAGTTTATGGGACTTAGGGTTTACGAAGGAAGGGATGTGAGTCACGTGATTCAGTGGTTGTTGCAACCCCGATTGGTGGCATGAAAGGAGAGTGAGAGGATGGGGAAGATAGTATTCGATGAAGTTCGTAACCGGTGAATCGAAGAGGAAAGAGTAGTGGAGGTGGTTTTTTTGGGTTAGAGGTGTTAGGTTTAGCCAGGTGGTTGGTTGGGTTCAGAGTGGTGGTTAATGGGTTGGAACCATATGGTACTACATAGAGAAGAAAGAAGATTGAAATCACACACAGTAGTCCCACCACCCTTACCAGTTACCACCATGCCTCCTTGGCCACCCAACGGCGGCCCCGCCCCGACCTCTTACTCGCCCACTACCAGAACCTCTCGAATACCCTGTAATCCCCCTCTCTCTGTTGCCAATCATTTCGTCCCTTATATCCTTCACTATCCTAAACACTCCCTCCACCGACGACCCCCACCAACACCACTAAACCTGTCCTCGGACCCAACATCATTGTCTATCAATGGCAACATAAGCCGCCTTTCGTTAGCTCTCCCTTCAGCAATGAAACAACCCTCCCTAGCCAGCGACACAACACTCGACGAACCCACCAATGCCCATCTCCCTCTCCATTGATGGCAATCCTTCAATGCCTGCCCACGCAACCCCATACCGACGTCCACCAAAGACGACACAAGCCACCCTCGATGCTAACGATTACCCCTATCGCATACCCCGCCATGGACCATCGCCCAACAACCCCCTATAAATTTCAAAACCTTAACTAAATAACAAAAATctttaaaaaaaatacacattaattttaaaaaaaattgtgattGACAAATCAATTTTGATATGCTGCACATTCAAATTTTCATTATAATTGGGGAAATTCAATTTATTTAATACGTTGTGTGGTTAGATTTTTAGAAAATTAAGTGTAACACtctcatttattcaggagcctttgaCAAGTCATTCCCAGAtaaataaaggtgttaccatctcagttgtctGAGGTAGCGAGTATAAAGACAAATATAACATAAGGTACTTTAAGATAAATACGGTTTAACTGGATAACTCAAGAGGTTTTATTACAACTCAACTGAACTGAACTGTTTAAATAATTTAAATTAcaaagcagcggaaataaaatatGTAGTGTTTGAATATAAACTAGCTGATCTATAGACTCCGACGAAGGTCATACGTCCCAAGCTCCCTCCAAGCATACATCATATCTCAAAAGTTAACCTGtcagtcaatctgctccccaataattggttcatcacaggtgtttacagaatacacggtcaacccaacggttgagtaggataactaaacaaCAAGATAAATAGATATAATGAAACCtgcaaaataaaagacaacaacagAAATCTTGCGCCTCAAGTCGTTATACACGGCACAACCAAACTCCACAAACACCGCTCAGGTCCACGGTCACTCCAACACCACCGTGCCTGGCCGACCACAATCGCGCAAGTCCACGACACTTCCACATCCCGTGCCTGGCCGACCAATAATCACAATTGCAATACCAATCCTCTTCCAAATATGCCGATAATCAGAGAACCAACCAGCAGTGACAGTAATATAATTATAAGAAGCTCATAAGACAATAATTGCAACAACAAGCTCATGGTGGAATAACTATCATAATAACAATGCAATAAAAATTCATCTCATGCCAACAAtgcaataataattaatcttacGGCAACAATGCAACCATAATCCATCTTAAAAGAAATTCATTAATTCATTAATTTAACAAACAAGGAAGTTGAGTAGATATCCTACCTTTAGcaatttttcaaaattcaatcAATAGTTCTACTAGAATTCTTCTTCCACAAATTCACCACCTAACAACAATTAGATTGTATATAATTATAAACTATTCTTTGTTGATTAAattaagatgtaaactacccaTAACAATCACCCAAAATCGCCCAATCGACACCCCTCATACACGGCCAACCGTCGGCGGTCAACCCGCCGGTCAAACAGGCTGTGGCTAGTCAAGGTGAGGTCAACGGCAGCAGTCAAGGTCGGTCTtggtcaaacgtaaacaattgatgtaaTGCGAGTAGATAACTTACCACAATTAATTTACTGCAAGGTGAAAACTCCGTCTTAGGCTCTgcttggtaaaactaactgaaaaggtagctgaaacctgaaaagctagctgaaaactgaaaaactaactgaaacctgaaaaatgtaactgataaggtagctgaaaattaagaactgataaggtagctgattataaaaaaaatgtttggcaaactaactgaaaaggtaactgattttgatgaaatgacgtaaaaggatatgataattatttaatagcaTAGATTtaaaaggtaaaaacgaaaaatcaaaccaaatcaggtacctggaATCTCAAATGTTAAATCTGATCtatgtagcatttcatttcaggtagcttatttggttaaataagctacttgccaaacgcttacaaaaaaaataaggtacctgaaattttgatcaaataagctactttgatcAAATCAGAtacctgaaatgtcttgccaaacgGGGCCTTAAAGTTGTCTTACAAAAATTACTCTTTTCCTCACAAGTTATAAGTTTATGTTTTTGATGTGGAATAAAAAGTGATGGTGAGGCATGAGATTGGTTTATATATAAACATGGTAGGTGGTAGAAAGGTTCTAAGTAGTTGcctaaattaattaaataatcaaaacaTCTAGGCAGTATAGATAATACTCAAACCAAATACACCTCTCCCCTTCTCTGCCACTCGGTCAACTGTGGTCTTCTACccggtttttatttttatttttctttttacgacaacaattattatttattcacaccttataaattataaattatatttaaatttacggagtattacattaagATCGAAACCTTTTTAGGGATATGCAAACGGAAAGTGTAGCATAAAAAGTATTGCCAtgagaaaaaaaatataatgtgaAAATCAATTACGATAACATGTATTGtgtaatttaaaataaaaataataataataataataaattttcaTTATGCACTGCTCAAGCGGATTCAGAAATATTCTCTGTCTCAGGATGCCGAAGCGCGCTTTTATTttcactagacttagctttgctattgttaAGGGGGTGagcgcccagattgtatctcggctccccaccaatttcctgtaaacttttaaatttttaattggtTAATAAAAGTTTacgtttataaaaaaaaaaaaaaaaaataataataataataataataataataattaaacaagcTCCAACAAGGTTTTGATTCGAGCTTTATAAATTATGCAATGATTCCGACCTTTATAAATATTTGTCACAAGTTATGAATTGAGCAAGAAGTTGCGGAATATGATATTGCTATaaattgttctttattttttataaaatataCGTAAATGACATATGAAGTACTATTTTTGTTGGGTcatgctcattcatggacatgatttactcGATCATGGACATGAATGACCAttatacccttgtcatttttACACCATCAATTCCCACCTTATTTTAATCCAATAGATTTCCTACTTACCAACCACCGCCCACCAGCCAAATTAGCCGCCGCACCACCAAACCACCGCACCATCCCCGCGTAACCCAGACCGTGCACCACCCCGGACCTCAGATCGCACCATCACCAAACCAAATACTCCTCCTCCCCTACTAACGTAAACCCACTACAACCCTTCTCCTGCAGCCTTACAGGACCACCCCTGCCACCATACCCGACCTCAGATTGGACCACCCATACCCGACCTCACGACACCTAGACTCCACAACCTCAGAACCACCCGCACCGCGCATCTCCGTCCTGCCGTCCTTCATCGCCTTCCTACAAGCCGGACAACCACTGACTTCATCGCCTCCTTGAACGCCGGCCACCATACGATCGTGACCTCTGACCTCCGCCCCCTCCCACCCTCCGTTAACAGTTTACCACTCAACCATCATTCCTTATATTTCTAATTTTCATTAACCCTATTTTTCAAAATTCCCAAATACATTAaccataaattaattaaatcttaATTTAATATAATTGATGCAAATTAACTATGTTATAATCATTATTTGATAAACCCCAATTTCAATGATTAATTTTTAGAAGAGAGGTAGAGAGAAGGTTGAGAAGAGAGATAGAAAGaagtttttcttttgttttttagtaaagggtaaaaaatggaaaaacAATGGAAAAAGTACATGAAAGAATAATATTTGTCTATGAAAGCCATATCTCTTAGCTCCGGATGAATTTTAAGGCCTATGATAGCTCATTGGAAAGATAATGAAGTTAACTTTCACCTCAAAAAAACAATCACCCTAAAATATGgagtaaatcttgagttattcAACGTTTAGTTCACATAAGTCATGGGCTGTCTAATAATGCGTAGTCTGTTTGCATCGGCCATAACTCAAGTTATATACCTGATATGGAGGTGATTTAAAATCCATGATTTGTCTAAGATCCCAAGCTTTCTAATGACATAAGAATCATCGTATTTGCATGAGtaaacttgagatatagagcttggaagttaggcttgctgtaatgacacttcaaaaagcgatgaaatgcattcaattgtgaaccgttccttggactgtttcttttggcctaaaaatgaatcacaatgcaacaaattttgttgcaaactccctttcttcaaaagaatttgccctcaaattctCGACATTGTCATCTTCAACCTCTTCACAACAAGACCACACACACCTCAAGAGATGGATTATCATGACTTCCTCCCGGATCATAGACCAGAATTGTGTATGAAAAGAGAGGTGTTGTTACTCTATTGTCACCAAAGTTCTTGGACAAAAAAGTCTCTAAGGATGTTTGAGGTTGCTCCTTACTCGGTTGGCATGCTCCCAAGATGTAGCTTTTGAAGCAAGAACCATGGTTGATGTAGGAGGTCGGATTTGGTACACTCGAGTATGGAACAACCCAAGACTCTCTTCTTGCTTTACCCTTGCTTGAATCCGAACAAGTTCCACCATTGAACATGACCATGGACTTTCCAAACTCCATGGTTTGAAGGCTAAGTAGTCCTTGGTCAACAATCACTTCTCTAGGCCCCAAATCAGTAGCTTGGTCATTGATGGCTTCATGGGTAAGGGTA from Silene latifolia isolate original U9 population chromosome 2, ASM4854445v1, whole genome shotgun sequence encodes the following:
- the LOC141642300 gene encoding protein TIME FOR COFFEE-like isoform X3; this encodes MMDRNREARRAVAMANGLHRRRPLHQHRSSTTNPASLRDSPEDDGGIGLQEAARLRDRTVKDRDREIRDRERDRDRMIRSNNKRRKSDESSDDSVNDDEDYDDGGAGVSTSNHVHVSSPPAAVTLSSQRKSYPPPSKVYRVAPTWKAPDEMIGVSIPRKARSASAKRSQEYWNSGGLLESSSSPMRSDTQAGATTTRVPSPSPSSAPMSPSSSNVSMKKKIPNGQKHRPPKPASKSSPSIQDEIEIEVAEVLYGLMRQTQTQAPSTSKPETVSNDSPAPAPLTFTAPKRKRPRLYPEEAPAPVPAGLPLISTNPKPESNQSLKLESPSPSTDNGGVQSSLSHDVVPSSSELPPPVTNNGIGIVYTPKLEEVSASSSPKLESSHNHDRLQFPSTSTSIKPNSTPPVEKENRRGDKIEIDLMAPASPEKEEEEEERGEYKGREVRDEKSMVTDREPEDIKSKFNEVEDQKKPVENSSCGLGFRIGIGGSDIGASVEGNKVNEAGDDSKAALSTRSEPHNRMTLSLSSPPPQHQQQQQQLPSVKKRDFDLHFDLEKSNDNKLNFQQQKPQLPETSSRDDSSLDKPGALPLPMSVAAGWHGGIGSMGYVGPLQGVVSMEGTTMASPPIQPTPTPPHFLLSQPKPKRCATHCHIARSISVHQQMMKMSPFWPPVAAAPLFGAKPSNMNLVPSADLHAGRGGVVSLPQDSKAQPLAFFPGQPSPVATKDKNCQATSVPESAQKKQLLLQPGLPPGAATNMMHAPALFFPMGQQQATASTRPGSGKSPSTASGAASTSTLTSAPMGAAASNASPAMSFSYPNMNGNEAQFMAILGNGSYPFPIPAHVGAPPPYRGPHPQGMPFFNGSFYPSQMLHPSQLQQNHQNPSMSTAPSASSHKHVQSQQQQQQQRPQGNSPNLGNLNQNSSMQNLQTTKSRDMGGEDSPSTTADSRNRPNMSVYGQNFVMPFHSPNFALMPSSLGGGNQKHHQQQQQSQQAALNSPFPMSFATINGATAPGLDVSSMSMPEAAKYSYQMMAAAAQAAQQGKTEHRGPENGKPVAADPSNLDEERRGMASRASASSVGQSIAFSRDTAENTVVDSSARSLKQQQQQQQQQQQQQQQQQQQQQSQLLFSKQHLYTPPTSGNAHSKTPSTSNRNVYPDNLTSSTIMGAKFPSNLSGFPIGGPTQAQWKNSVRPHTSQMSSPSITTTSSPSNVKNLSQQQGRSQSQTHISFGASQGQQTHSSSHAPVGSPSNSSVSKSNGGSPRTSASNKSLGQQGKNSPSQTQSTQKPSILGSPHMVSSQGSAGKPQSQQQQQQPHQQPQLSKQSIQQAQLYFNNYMQANTSAAMVGTGYYLQQQQQLQQHMQQQQLQQHMQQQLQGSKSKGSAPPISSTTCSPVTTSDPAKAVGAAAGQMNTAASNSKGGLHSLGMYHTPQSSGGAHQLTPASFPYMNAAASPAVPVKPADQKQPPGD
- the LOC141642300 gene encoding protein TIME FOR COFFEE-like isoform X2, with translation MMDRNREARRAVAMANGLHRRRPLHQHRSSTTNPASLRDSPEDDGGIGLQEAARLRDRTVKDRDREIRDRERDRDRMIRSNNKRRKSDESSDDSVNDDEDYDDGGAGVSTSNHVHVSSPPAAVTLSSQRKSYPPPSKVYRVAPTWKAPDEMIGVSIPRKARSASAKRSQEYWNSGGLLESSSSPMRSDTQAGATTTRVPSPSPSSAPMSPSSSNVSMKKKIKPNGQKHRPPKPASKSSPSIQDEIEIEVAEVLYGLMRQTQTQAPSTSKPETVSNDSPAPAPLTFTAPKRKRPRLYPEEAPAPVPAGLPLISTNPKPESNQSLKLESPSPSTDNGGVQSSLSHDVVPSSSELPPPVTNNGIGIVYTPKLEEVSASSSPKLESSHNHDRLQFPSTSTSIKPNSTPPVEKENRRGDKIEIDLMAPASPEKEEEEEERGEYKGREVRDEKSMVTDREPDIKSKFNEVEDQKKPVENSSCGLGFRIGIGGSDIGASVEGNKVNEAGDDSKAALSTRSEPHNRMTLSLSSPPPQHQQQQQQLPSVKKRDFDLHFDLEKSNDNKLNFQQQKPQLPETSSRDDSSLDKPGALPLPMSVAAGWHGGIGSMGYVGPLQGVVSMEGTTMASPPIQPTPTPPHFLLSQPKPKRCATHCHIARSISVHQQMMKMSPFWPPVAAAPLFGAKPSNMNLVPSADLHAGRGGVVSLPQDSKAQPLAFFPGQPSPVATKDKNCQATSVPESAQKKQLLLQPGLPPGAATNMMHAPALFFPMGQQQATASTRPGSGKSPSTASGAASTSTLTSAPMGAAASNASPAMSFSYPNMNGNEAQFMAILGNGSYPFPIPAHVGAPPPYRGPHPQGMPFFNGSFYPSQMLHPSQLQQNHQNPSMSTAPSASSHKHVQSQQQQQQQRPQGNSPNLGNLNQNSSMQNLQTTKSRDMGGEDSPSTTADSRNRPNMSVYGQNFVMPFHSPNFALMPSSLGGGNQKHHQQQQQSQQAALNSPFPMSFATINGATAPGLDVSSMSMPEAAKYSYQMMAAAAQAAQQGKTEHRGPENGKPVAADPSNLDEERRGMASRASASSVGQSIAFSRDTAENTVVDSSARSLKQQQQQQQQQQQQQQQQQQQQQSQLLFSKQHLYTPPTSGNAHSKTPSTSNRNVYPDNLTSSTIMGAKFPSNLSGFPIGGPTQAQWKNSVRPHTSQMSSPSITTTSSPSNVKNLSQQQGRSQSQTHISFGASQGQQTHSSSHAPVGSPSNSSVSKSNGGSPRTSASNKSLGQQGKNSPSQTQSTQKPSILGSPHMVSSQGSAGKPQSQQQQQQPHQQPQLSKQSIQQAQLYFNNYMQANTSAAMVGTGYYLQQQQQLQQHMQQQQLQQHMQQQLQGSKSKGSAPPISSTTCSPVTTSDPAKAVGAAAGQMNTAASNSKGGLHSLGMYHTPQSSGGAHQLTPASFPYMNAAASPAVPVKPADQKQPPGD
- the LOC141642300 gene encoding protein TIME FOR COFFEE-like isoform X1, yielding MMDRNREARRAVAMANGLHRRRPLHQHRSSTTNPASLRDSPEDDGGIGLQEAARLRDRTVKDRDREIRDRERDRDRMIRSNNKRRKSDESSDDSVNDDEDYDDGGAGVSTSNHVHVSSPPAAVTLSSQRKSYPPPSKVYRVAPTWKAPDEMIGVSIPRKARSASAKRSQEYWNSGGLLESSSSPMRSDTQAGATTTRVPSPSPSSAPMSPSSSNVSMKKKIKPNGQKHRPPKPASKSSPSIQDEIEIEVAEVLYGLMRQTQTQAPSTSKPETVSNDSPAPAPLTFTAPKRKRPRLYPEEAPAPVPAGLPLISTNPKPESNQSLKLESPSPSTDNGGVQSSLSHDVVPSSSELPPPVTNNGIGIVYTPKLEEVSASSSPKLESSHNHDRLQFPSTSTSIKPNSTPPVEKENRRGDKIEIDLMAPASPEKEEEEEERGEYKGREVRDEKSMVTDREPEDIKSKFNEVEDQKKPVENSSCGLGFRIGIGGSDIGASVEGNKVNEAGDDSKAALSTRSEPHNRMTLSLSSPPPQHQQQQQQLPSVKKRDFDLHFDLEKSNDNKLNFQQQKPQLPETSSRDDSSLDKPGALPLPMSVAAGWHGGIGSMGYVGPLQGVVSMEGTTMASPPIQPTPTPPHFLLSQPKPKRCATHCHIARSISVHQQMMKMSPFWPPVAAAPLFGAKPSNMNLVPSADLHAGRGGVVSLPQDSKAQPLAFFPGQPSPVATKDKNCQATSVPESAQKKQLLLQPGLPPGAATNMMHAPALFFPMGQQQATASTRPGSGKSPSTASGAASTSTLTSAPMGAAASNASPAMSFSYPNMNGNEAQFMAILGNGSYPFPIPAHVGAPPPYRGPHPQGMPFFNGSFYPSQMLHPSQLQQNHQNPSMSTAPSASSHKHVQSQQQQQQQRPQGNSPNLGNLNQNSSMQNLQTTKSRDMGGEDSPSTTADSRNRPNMSVYGQNFVMPFHSPNFALMPSSLGGGNQKHHQQQQQSQQAALNSPFPMSFATINGATAPGLDVSSMSMPEAAKYSYQMMAAAAQAAQQGKTEHRGPENGKPVAADPSNLDEERRGMASRASASSVGQSIAFSRDTAENTVVDSSARSLKQQQQQQQQQQQQQQQQQQQQQSQLLFSKQHLYTPPTSGNAHSKTPSTSNRNVYPDNLTSSTIMGAKFPSNLSGFPIGGPTQAQWKNSVRPHTSQMSSPSITTTSSPSNVKNLSQQQGRSQSQTHISFGASQGQQTHSSSHAPVGSPSNSSVSKSNGGSPRTSASNKSLGQQGKNSPSQTQSTQKPSILGSPHMVSSQGSAGKPQSQQQQQQPHQQPQLSKQSIQQAQLYFNNYMQANTSAAMVGTGYYLQQQQQLQQHMQQQQLQQHMQQQLQGSKSKGSAPPISSTTCSPVTTSDPAKAVGAAAGQMNTAASNSKGGLHSLGMYHTPQSSGGAHQLTPASFPYMNAAASPAVPVKPADQKQPPGD